A single Anatilimnocola floriformis DNA region contains:
- a CDS encoding 3-keto-disaccharide hydrolase, translating into MRLQGDIMLINFHRFAVLGFAGSLLVAAACGFAATGCSGQENTKAPPPGKVIQDQIAQAKDGATPKSTSAATKDSPALLTADELKDGWISLFDGETLFGWKPHSKADWKVHNGAIVVAGGEKGLLCTHVQFSDFELKVDFRAALGTNSGVFLRTSPVVGMEDVTTKCYELNIAPPDNPFPTGGFVGRKKGVEVPDSREWQSFHVTLVGGQAKVELNGKTVLEYTDEKPIGRGYIGLQYREGQVEFKNIKLKPLGLTPLNNGKDLAGWKDTEGSKSKFVAENGEINVKDGRGSLESEAKFGDFVLQWECISHAKELNSGIFFRCIPGEITNGYECQIHNGYKDGDRSKPKDFGTGGIYRRIAARKVMADDLVWFNQTLVADGANIECWVNGYPVTAWTDERKPNNNPREGLRVEAGTLQLQGHDPTTNLSFRNLQAVELAK; encoded by the coding sequence ATGCGGTTGCAGGGCGACATCATGCTGATTAACTTTCATCGATTCGCGGTGCTTGGTTTTGCGGGCTCGCTGTTGGTCGCGGCGGCCTGTGGATTTGCAGCGACCGGCTGTTCGGGTCAGGAGAACACCAAGGCTCCACCGCCAGGGAAGGTGATTCAGGATCAGATTGCTCAAGCCAAAGACGGTGCAACGCCGAAATCGACATCTGCTGCCACGAAGGACTCCCCTGCCCTGCTGACGGCTGACGAACTGAAAGATGGCTGGATCTCGCTCTTCGATGGCGAGACCCTCTTTGGCTGGAAGCCACACAGCAAAGCGGATTGGAAAGTTCACAACGGCGCGATCGTGGTGGCCGGTGGCGAGAAAGGGTTGCTCTGCACGCACGTGCAATTTTCGGACTTTGAACTAAAGGTCGATTTTCGCGCGGCGCTAGGCACGAACAGCGGCGTGTTTCTCCGAACGTCGCCGGTCGTCGGCATGGAGGATGTCACCACGAAGTGCTACGAACTCAACATCGCTCCTCCTGACAATCCATTTCCCACCGGCGGCTTCGTTGGTCGTAAGAAGGGCGTTGAGGTTCCCGATAGCCGCGAATGGCAATCGTTTCATGTGACGCTCGTTGGCGGTCAGGCCAAGGTCGAACTCAACGGCAAGACCGTGCTCGAATACACAGACGAAAAACCAATTGGCCGCGGCTACATCGGCTTGCAGTATCGCGAGGGACAAGTCGAATTCAAAAACATCAAGCTCAAGCCGCTCGGTCTGACGCCGCTGAACAACGGCAAGGACCTTGCCGGCTGGAAAGATACCGAAGGCTCGAAGAGCAAGTTCGTCGCCGAGAACGGCGAGATCAATGTGAAGGACGGCCGCGGCAGCCTCGAGAGCGAAGCAAAGTTCGGCGACTTCGTGCTGCAATGGGAATGCATCAGCCATGCCAAGGAACTGAACAGCGGCATTTTCTTCCGCTGCATTCCGGGCGAGATCACCAACGGTTATGAGTGTCAGATTCACAACGGTTACAAGGATGGCGACCGTTCGAAGCCCAAAGACTTCGGCACGGGCGGCATCTACCGGCGGATCGCAGCTCGCAAGGTGATGGCCGATGACCTGGTGTGGTTTAATCAAACGCTGGTTGCCGATGGCGCTAATATCGAATGCTGGGTGAATGGATACCCCGTGACTGCCTGGACTGACGAACGCAAACCGAACAACAATCCGCGTGAAGGTCTGCGCGTGGAAGCCGGTACGCTGCAGTTGCAGGGGCATGATCCAACGACGAATCTGTCGTTTCGGAACTTGCAGGCAGTGGAACTGGCGAAGTAG
- a CDS encoding UDP-glucose dehydrogenase family protein yields MKIAMIGAGYVGLVSGTCLADSGNDVVCVDIDQAKVERLEQGQIPIYEPGLSELVVRNAANGRLRFTTDTAEAVRNAHLVFIAVGTPSSEDGSANLSYIWQAVEKFAQHLRPDAVVVVKSTAPVGTNKAIAEMLKKLTHRDCDVASNPEFLKEGAALNDFQYPDRVVVGVRSQYAEERLRELYGPYLRTDKPFLSMTPESAELTKYVANALLSTKISFINEMANLCERLGGDINDVRRGIGHDRRIGFQFLFPGVGYGGSCFPKDVRALAEMARKVGVEPRMLDAVDEVNNQQKHVLINKLQQQFGDKLSGLTLAVWGLAFKPRTDDIREAPALVLIDHMLAAGCQLQVHDPEAMKNVQAIYGDKLRYANTPVDALEGADALCINTEWGDFRNPDFDEMKGRMRLPIIFDGRNLYEPETLRSYGFVYHSIGRVPVT; encoded by the coding sequence ATGAAAATTGCCATGATCGGCGCTGGTTACGTTGGCCTTGTCTCCGGCACTTGCCTGGCGGACAGCGGCAACGACGTGGTGTGCGTCGACATCGATCAAGCCAAAGTCGAACGCCTCGAACAGGGGCAGATTCCGATCTACGAGCCCGGACTCTCGGAACTGGTGGTGCGAAACGCCGCGAACGGCCGATTGCGGTTCACCACCGACACTGCCGAGGCGGTGCGCAATGCTCACTTGGTCTTCATCGCGGTCGGCACGCCGAGCTCAGAAGATGGCTCAGCCAACCTGTCGTACATCTGGCAGGCTGTGGAGAAGTTTGCCCAGCACCTGCGGCCCGATGCCGTCGTGGTCGTGAAGAGCACCGCGCCGGTGGGCACCAACAAAGCGATCGCCGAGATGCTGAAGAAGCTGACGCACCGCGACTGCGATGTCGCCAGCAATCCGGAGTTCCTCAAAGAGGGCGCCGCGCTCAACGACTTCCAATATCCCGATCGAGTTGTCGTCGGCGTGCGTTCGCAGTATGCCGAAGAACGGCTGCGCGAACTGTACGGTCCTTACCTGCGCACCGACAAGCCGTTCCTATCGATGACACCGGAAAGTGCCGAGCTGACGAAGTACGTAGCCAACGCACTTCTCTCGACGAAGATCAGCTTCATCAATGAGATGGCCAATCTATGTGAGCGTCTCGGCGGCGACATCAACGACGTTCGCCGCGGCATCGGCCATGATCGGCGGATCGGTTTTCAGTTTCTCTTTCCCGGTGTCGGTTACGGCGGCAGTTGCTTTCCGAAAGACGTGCGGGCTCTTGCCGAAATGGCGCGCAAGGTGGGTGTCGAACCGCGTATGCTCGACGCCGTCGATGAAGTGAACAATCAGCAGAAGCACGTGCTGATCAATAAGCTGCAGCAGCAATTCGGCGATAAGCTCTCGGGCCTGACGCTGGCCGTGTGGGGACTCGCCTTCAAGCCGCGGACCGACGACATTCGCGAGGCCCCTGCCCTGGTGCTGATCGATCACATGCTCGCGGCGGGTTGCCAGCTGCAGGTGCACGATCCTGAAGCGATGAAAAACGTGCAAGCCATTTATGGCGACAAGCTCCGCTATGCCAACACGCCCGTCGACGCACTCGAAGGGGCCGATGCTCTCTGCATCAACACCGAGTGGGGCGACTTCCGGAATCCCGATTTCGACGAAATGAAGGGCCGTATGCGGCTGCCGATTATTTTCGACGGCCGGAATCTCTACGAACCCGAAACGCTGCGGAGCTACGGTTTTGTCTATCACAGCATCGGCCGGGTGCCAGTGACGTAG
- a CDS encoding DUF1338 domain-containing protein, protein MTAILGPHQRLATDSRREQFLAAVFDALWDGYRSRVSYVRDYEKMVAAAGATFFNDHIAFRTLAVQQPQAGIASVSRVFEALGYRAAGSYHFEDKQLSAIHFQHTNPQFPKLFVSELKTWELPTSARRMIEQTLVNHRPAFRAEPLATLAGLDSNPALNTTELLAEVVAHFQTLPWQPPQKHDVLELNKTSQYGAWTLVHGYNVNHFTSLVNSHGVPQLNDLEKTMTALTAAGVPIKPEIEGERGSKLRQSATEAVKIDVNVRDGEQDSTMPWSYAYFELAERNEITDAATGKRVRFEGFLGPQATNLFEMTKLKS, encoded by the coding sequence ATGACTGCCATTTTGGGTCCGCACCAGCGGTTGGCGACCGACTCTCGTCGCGAGCAGTTTTTGGCCGCCGTTTTCGATGCTCTCTGGGATGGCTATCGCTCGCGCGTGTCGTACGTGCGGGACTACGAAAAAATGGTAGCCGCCGCGGGAGCGACGTTTTTCAACGATCATATCGCCTTCCGCACGCTCGCGGTGCAGCAGCCGCAGGCCGGCATTGCTAGCGTCTCGCGAGTCTTCGAAGCCCTCGGTTACCGGGCCGCCGGCAGTTACCACTTCGAAGACAAGCAGCTGAGCGCGATTCACTTTCAGCACACCAATCCGCAGTTCCCCAAGCTATTTGTCTCGGAACTAAAAACCTGGGAACTCCCCACGAGCGCCCGACGAATGATCGAGCAAACGTTGGTCAATCACCGGCCCGCGTTTCGCGCAGAGCCACTCGCCACACTCGCCGGGCTCGATTCGAATCCCGCTTTGAACACGACCGAACTGCTCGCCGAAGTCGTGGCTCATTTTCAAACGCTGCCCTGGCAACCACCGCAGAAACATGACGTGCTTGAACTCAACAAGACCAGCCAATACGGCGCGTGGACGCTCGTGCATGGCTATAACGTCAACCACTTCACCTCGCTGGTGAACTCACACGGCGTGCCCCAGCTGAACGATCTCGAAAAGACGATGACCGCCCTCACAGCCGCGGGCGTGCCGATCAAACCCGAGATCGAAGGAGAGCGCGGCAGCAAGCTTCGCCAAAGTGCCACCGAAGCGGTGAAGATCGACGTCAACGTGCGCGACGGCGAACAAGACTCGACCATGCCTTGGTCGTACGCCTATTTCGAACTCGCCGAGCGCAATGAAATCACCGACGCCGCAACTGGCAAGCGAGTTCGCTTTGAAGGTTTCCTCGGACCGCAGGCGACAAACTTGTTTGAGATGACGAAGCTGAAATCGTAG
- a CDS encoding Clp protease N-terminal domain-containing protein: MRTENMTDRAKLVFRLAEKRARQFGSATVEPEHVLLGAISEEAGVGGVALRRLGATHEALLSVLPPPPQPLPTLPTTPLPWSPATDAAVDRGDQERAPLNRNYICTEHLVLGLAFTGGGKVPDMLRHVSITGDQLKKQVLFLLQNG; this comes from the coding sequence ATGCGCACTGAAAACATGACCGACCGCGCGAAGCTGGTCTTTCGCCTCGCCGAAAAACGAGCCCGCCAGTTCGGCTCGGCGACGGTCGAACCCGAACACGTTCTGCTCGGCGCGATCAGCGAAGAAGCCGGCGTCGGCGGTGTGGCTTTGCGCCGCTTGGGTGCGACGCACGAAGCGTTGTTGTCGGTCCTGCCTCCTCCGCCGCAACCGTTGCCAACCTTGCCCACCACGCCGCTGCCATGGAGCCCCGCCACCGATGCCGCCGTCGATCGCGGCGATCAAGAAAGAGCACCGCTCAATCGCAACTACATCTGCACCGAGCATCTAGTGCTCGGCCTGGCCTTCACCGGAGGCGGTAAGGTTCCCGACATGCTCCGCCATGTGTCGATCACGGGCGATCAGCTGAAGAAGCAGGTTTTGTTCTTGCTGCAGAACGGCTAA
- a CDS encoding 3-oxoacyl-ACP synthase III, whose amino-acid sequence MRYQHVCLEAFGYSLPDEVLSSEEIEARLAPLYQRLRLPEGRLELISGIRERRLWPRGMRPSEQSIVSGRRAIETAGIDPERIGALIHASVCRDYLEPATACRVHHHLGLPERCQTYDVSNACLGLLSGVVQIANLIELGQIEAGLVVGTEDSRHLLESTIAALNADLSLTRETVKSAIASLTIGSASAAILLTHKKISRTQNRLTAASVRSHSQHYQLCEGGIQDQGGSSALLMQTDSEKLLAGGLETGKATYLDFMAESGWTSDDIQRSICHQVGGTHRKLMLQSLELSPERDFFTFPWLGNTGSVALPITTALAVERGFIQPRDHVAMLGIGSGINCVMLAVDWQKSLVANDVAQPTSEALAATV is encoded by the coding sequence ATGCGTTATCAGCACGTTTGTCTGGAAGCCTTCGGTTACTCGTTGCCCGACGAAGTGCTGTCCAGCGAAGAGATCGAAGCCCGTCTTGCCCCCCTCTATCAGCGGCTGCGCTTGCCCGAGGGACGGCTGGAATTGATCAGCGGCATTCGTGAGCGCCGGCTGTGGCCGCGCGGCATGCGACCGAGCGAACAAAGCATCGTCAGTGGTCGCCGAGCCATCGAAACGGCTGGGATCGATCCGGAACGAATCGGCGCGCTGATCCACGCCAGCGTTTGCCGTGATTATCTCGAGCCGGCGACAGCTTGCCGAGTGCATCATCACTTGGGATTGCCCGAACGGTGTCAGACCTACGATGTGTCGAACGCTTGTCTCGGTTTGCTCAGCGGCGTGGTGCAGATCGCGAATCTGATCGAGCTCGGTCAGATCGAGGCCGGCCTGGTCGTTGGCACCGAAGACAGCCGGCATCTGCTCGAAAGCACCATCGCGGCGCTGAATGCGGATCTGTCGCTGACGCGCGAAACCGTGAAGTCGGCGATCGCTTCGCTGACGATCGGTTCGGCCAGCGCTGCCATTCTTCTTACGCACAAAAAAATCAGCCGGACGCAAAATCGTTTGACGGCTGCTTCGGTCCGTTCGCACTCGCAACACTATCAGTTGTGCGAAGGTGGTATTCAGGACCAAGGTGGTAGCTCAGCGCTGTTGATGCAAACCGATTCCGAAAAGCTGCTTGCCGGTGGTCTCGAGACCGGCAAGGCGACGTATCTCGACTTCATGGCCGAGAGTGGTTGGACCAGCGACGACATTCAACGTTCGATTTGCCATCAGGTCGGCGGCACGCATCGCAAATTGATGCTCCAATCGCTCGAGCTCTCGCCCGAGCGCGACTTCTTCACTTTCCCTTGGCTCGGCAACACCGGCAGCGTGGCGCTTCCCATCACGACGGCCCTCGCCGTCGAACGTGGTTTCATTCAACCGCGCGATCACGTCGCTATGCTCGGCATCGGCAGCGGCATCAACTGCGTGATGTTGGCCGTCGATTGGCAGAAATCACTCGTGGCGAACGACGTCGCGCAGCCGACCAGCGAAGCCCTCGCGGCAACAGTCTAA